A section of the Mycteria americana isolate JAX WOST 10 ecotype Jacksonville Zoo and Gardens unplaced genomic scaffold, USCA_MyAme_1.0 Scaffold_130, whole genome shotgun sequence genome encodes:
- the LOC142403171 gene encoding scavenger receptor cysteine-rich type 1 protein M130-like, which translates to MASLEIRWDVGRLLPEGSGNSQGSLVAPGFVQLVGGDSPCSGRVEIHDGNQWKTVCDSDFGPKAADVVCRELQCGTALSVPGAAHFGEGAGAFWNRELQCVGNESLLISCPRGSPRDQPCTHANAAGVTCTQFTGFRLVNGSTACEGRVEVEVLGTWGTLCASRWDLSDAHVLCRHLNCGFAESIPRGGRFGRGPGPVWRDSFHCNGTEAHLGQCPVTALGASPCSQESNAAVICSGPDSSSSLRLVGGGSWCDGRVEILQRGTWGRVLDDQWDMQEASVVCRQLQCGEAEAAYNPPKPERGTGPVGLRGVRCAGHEARLTLCNTSVPESALAAGIAEDVGVVCWGSRQVRLVNGPGRCAGRVEIYYQGSWGTVCDDGWDLPDATVVCHQLGCGGAAQAVGSVHFGKGSGRIWLQGVNCSGAEVALWDCPAGSWAQDNCGHKEDAGVVCSEFVALRLENSSNCSGRLQVFYNGTWGSVCSNSMTPKTVSLACKELGCGDGGYLEPYPTYGRLPGPAWLDRVQCGERNSSFWQCPSAPWDPRSCDDLRDETHITCNGRRPETPPALGTVCPNSTSCTDSEKIRAVGGENGCSGRVEIWHGGSWGTVCDDSWDMQDAAVACRQLGCGPAVSALDEAAFGEGTGPIWLEQVECRGTEPSLQDCWARPGDSGACRHKEDAAVRCSAAPGTAAPTPRADPTPGRATGSRRVSLPVIICIILGALLCLLLALLAGQVRIARAGRRGSERAWEPFPDAVYEEIAYSPAWEKQARFSGPGSYSEGSLTKLQPYPGDSKEEDGPGPAPDIPVLPGGDPADGYDDAREVSDPAEDPAPGQGDWEKSRVPEEGAGPRAASRGANLHSQRSAGVPGAEGDARSLSLESTGYDDAEDVSPVHPPEDTKAVTPELSAQQSLSPGHGEPVPAEQLGAASQEERSVQLGEP; encoded by the exons ATGGCCTCCTTGGAGATTAGGTGGGATGTGGGCAGGTTACTGCCAGAGGGCTCTGGGAACTCACAGGGGTCTTTGGTTGCTCCAGGATTTGTCCAGCTGGTCGGAGGGGACAGCCCCTGCTCAGGACgcgtggagatccatgatgggaaccagtggaaaactgtctgtgactcagactttggtcccaaagctgccGATGTGGTCTGCAGGGAGTTGCAGTGTGGCACAGCCCTGTCCGtccctggggcagctcactttggagaaggggcTGGTGCCTTCTGGAacagagagctgcagtgtgtggggaatgaatcccttctcatctcctgccccaggggatcccccagggaccagccctgcacccacgcAAACGCCGCTggtgtcacctgcacac AGTTCACAGGGTTCAGGCTGGTGAACGGCAGCACGGCGTGTGAGGGAAGGGTGGAGGTtgaggtgctggggacctggggcaccctctgtgcctcccgctgggatctctcggaCGCCCACGTTCTCTGTCGTCACCTCAACTGCGGGTTTGCGGAGTCCATTCCCAGAGGAGGGCGTTTTGGGAGAGGACCCGGCCCTgtctggagagactcattccactgCAACGGGACTGAAGCCCACCTGGGACAGTGTCCAGTGACCGCCCTGGGGGCCTCGCCGTGCTCCCAGGAGAGCAACGCTGCTGTCATTTGCTCCG GCCCAGACAGCTCCtcatccctgcggctggtgggtggagggagctggtgcgacgggcgagtggagatcttgcagcgcgggacgtggggcagagtcctggatgaccagtgggacATGCAGGAGGCCAgcgtggtgtgccggcagctgcagtgcggagaggcagaggcagcctacaaccccccGAAGCCTGAGAGAGGGACGGGTCCCGTGGGGCTGCGAGGGGTGCGGTGCGCAGGGCACGAGGCCAGgctgaccctctgcaacacctccgTGCCCGAGAGCGCGCTGGCAGCAGGGATTGCAGAGGACGTGGGGGTCGTTTGCTGGG GGAGCCGGCAGGTCCGGCTGGTGAATGGGCCCGGGCGCTGCGCTGGCagagtggagatctactaccagggcagctgggggaccgtCTGTGACGATGGCTGGGACCTGCCCGACGCCACCgtcgtttgccaccagctgggctgcgGAGGGGCGGCGCAGGCGGTTGGCTCTGTTCACTTTGGGAAAGGCTCCGGTCGGATCTGGCTGCAGGGCGTGAACTGCTCCGGGGCCGAAGttgctctctgggactgcccgGCAGGGTCCTGGGCGCAAGACAACTGCGGGCACAAGGAGGACGCAGGAGTcgtctgctcag agttcgTGGCCCTGAGGCTGGAGAACAGCAGCAACTGCtccgggcgcctgcaggttttctatAACGGGACATGGGGGAGCGTCTGCTCAAACTCAATGACTCCCAAAacggtgtcgctggcatgcaaggagctgggctgcggggacggagggTACCTGGAACCATACCCGACCTATGGCAGGCTGCCTGGCCCCGCCTGGCTGGATCGCGTGCAGTGTGGGGAGAGaaacagctccttctggcagtgtccctccGCGCCCTGGGACCCACGGTCATGCGATGACCTGCGAGACGAGACCCACATCACCTGCAATG GGAGACGGCCAGAAACGCCCCCGGCGCTGGGGACCGTGTGCCCAaactccacgagctgcacag acagcgagaagattcgtgccgtgggaggcgagAATGGGTGCTCAGGCAGAGTGGAGATCTGGCACGGCGGctcctgggggacggtgtgcgacgactcctgggacatgcaggatgcCGCGGTGgcatgcaggcagctgggctgtggcccTGCAGTGTCTGCCCTGGACGAGGCTGCATTTGGGGAGGGGACGggccccatctggctggagcaggtggagtgccgggggacagagccatctctgcaggactgctgggcccggcctGGGGACAGCGGTGCCTGCCGGCATAAGGAGGACGCTGCCGTACGCTGCTCgg CTGCACCCGGGACAGCAGCACCAACTCCCCGAGCAG ATCCCACCCCAGGCCGTGCGACCGGCAGCAGGAGAGTCTCACTGCCCGTtatcatctgcatcatcctgggagcccttctctgcctgctcctggccctcctggccgGGCAAGTGCGAATCGCCAGGGCTGGGCGCAGAG GCTCCGAGAGAGCTTGGGAGCCTTTCCCTGATGCCGTGTATGAGGAGATCGCTTACAGCCCGGCATGGGAGAAGCAGGCGAGGTTCAGCGGCCCAG GCTCCTATTCAGAGGGGTCCCTTACCAagctgcagccctaccctggggaCAGCAAGGAGGAAGATGGTCCGGGGCCAGCACCAG acATCCCTGTCCTGCCCGGAGGTGACCCAGCGgatggctatgatgatgccaGGGAGGTTTCTGACCCTGCGGAGgatcctgcccctgggcagggagACTGGGAAAAGtccagggtgccagaggagggagcagggcccCGGGCTGCATCcagag gggcaAACCTGCACTCCCagagaagtgctggggtccctggagctgaGGGAGATGCCCGGTCCCTGTCCCTGGAGAGCACAGGCTATGACGATGCTGAAGACGTGTCTCCGGTACATCCCCCTGAGGACACCAAGGCTGTGACACCAGAGCTCAgtgcacaacagtccctgagcccTGGGCACGGAGAGCCCGTCCCTGCcgagcagctgggtgcagccagccaggaggagaggtctgtgcagctgggagagccgTGA